The following are encoded together in the Chroicocephalus ridibundus unplaced genomic scaffold, bChrRid1.1 SCAFFOLD_26, whole genome shotgun sequence genome:
- the LOC134509704 gene encoding olfactory receptor 14J1-like — protein MSNSSSEADFLLLAFADTRELQLLHFCLFLGIYLAALLGNGLIITVIACDHRLHTPMYFFLLNLSLLDLGAISTTLPKAMANSLWDTRAISFSGCAAQVFFLFFLLGAEYFLLTVMAYDRYGAICKALHHSTFMSSRACFKMAAAAWGSSFLNSVLHTANTFSLPLCRGNALDQFFCEAPQILRLSCSDSYLREVGVLVFSLCLVFGCFVSIVLSYVQIFRAVLRMPSQQGWHKAFSTCLPHLAVVSLFASTAMFAYLMPPSLSSPSLDLVVAVLYSVVPPTVNPLIYSMRNKELKDALRKLIHLVIFQQD, from the coding sequence ATGTCTAACAGCAGCTCTGAGGCTgatttcctcctcctggcattcgcagacacgcgggagctgcagctcttgcacttctgcctcttcctgggcatctacctggctgccctcctgggcaatggcctcatcatcactgtcatagcctgtgaccaccgcctccacacccccatgtacttcttcctcctcaacctctccctcctcgacctgggtgccatctccaccactctgcccaaagccatggccaactccctctgggacaccagggccatctccttctcgggatgtgctgcccaagtcttctttctcttcttcttgctTGGAGCAGAATATTtccttctcactgtcatggcctatgaccgctacggtgccatctgcaaagccctgcaccaCAGCACCTTCATGAGCAGCAGAGCTTGTTTcaaaatggcagcagctgcctggggcagtagTTTTCTCAATTCTGtcctgcacactgccaatacCTTTTCGCTACCGCTCTGCCGTGGCAATGctctggaccagttcttctgtgaagccCCCCAGATCCTcaggctctcctgctcagactcctacctcagggaGGTTGGGGTCCTTGTATTTAGTCTTTGTTTAGTCTTTGGCTGCTTTGTTtccattgtgctgtcctatgtgcagatcttcagggctgtgctgaggatgccctcacagcagggatggcacaaagccttttccacgtgcctccctcacctggccgtggtttCTCTCTTTgccagcactgccatgtttgcctacctgatgcccccctccctctcctccccttccctggacctggtggtggcagttctgtactcagtggtgcctccaacagtgaaccccctcatctacagcatgaggaacaaggagctcaaggatgccctgaggaaactgattcaCTTGGTCATATTTCAGCAGGACTAA